The genome window CTCAGGAATCACGCCATCGACGATTCCGAGCCGCAAGCACTCTCTGGCTCCCCAGAAACCCGACTGCGCGGTCAGAAAGCCAATCCGGGATGGGCCGGGCGATCGAGTCCAGCAGTCGAGTAAGGCATGTTCGAGCATGTAGACCGAGTCGGCAATCGTCAGCGCCATGGCTCCGGGACCGGCGGCTACACCGGTGACGATGGCGACCATGGGAACGGGGATCGATACGGCAACCCGCATTGCCTGGCTAATCAGGTGGACAGCGCGGCCCCCTCGATTGCCGAAACCTGCAGCAATCCCAGTCGATCAATGCGATTGGGAACTCGAGTTGCCCGGCGAGGCGATATAGGCGAACCACGGTGCGGAATCCCGGACGCGAGGACACTCGGGTTCCCCTAGCACCGCCGATCAATCCAACAGTCACGCCCTCGATCGTAATGCCCACGTAGAGGTTGGGATCCGAGACTCCGGTGCGATCGCCGTGGATTTCGATCAGGCTGGACCGGAGCCGTTCAGAAGATAGTCGCTCGGGGTTGGGCGGCCAGGATTGCGGGCAATGGCGGCGTCGTCGCTACCGCGTCCTGGTGGAATCGAAGTCCAAACCGGCGAAGCGCTGGACGGCCTGGGTGAGCCGCGAGGAGGTCAGCACATCGAGCACCGTCGCAAACGCGCTCGCGCAGGGCAGTTCGCTCGACGATTCCGTCGATCATTCCGCAGCAAGCATCTCTTCGCTGCTCGCGGTGCCAAGATCGATCAAAGCCTCTGGTGCGGGCGGGATGAAGCGAGCTGGGCCGCCGGTTCGCGAACCAGATTACCGTGATTGCCAAGTCCCGTGAGAACGCTCCGGTGGTCGGGTGTGCGAGGACCCGGAGGTGAATGGGACCCCGTTGCGCTGCAGGCGACCTACGACGGAGGCAATGCGTACCTTCTGGGCGAAGGTCAAGGTCTCGTTATCGGTTTGCACGCACGCCAGATGCGATCGCAATCAGCGGCACCCGCAGGTGGCCGCGTCTTCCATCGCGAGGCAGATCTTCTCACAGTGACGATACCGATCGAACCGGGTGTCAATCGCCATATCTGACGACAACCAGGACCGCTACTCCCGGCCACCGCCAATCGTGACGGCGCAGTCACCACATTCTCCCAGCGGAGATCTGGGACGATGGCTGGCAGGTCATCGGCCAGGCGTCCCGGAATGTCAGCGGCTCGACCAGGAACGCGACCTCGGCGTTGGTTTCCCGGAACGATCCGGGATCTGCGACGAGATCGACCCGTTCCCGGGCTGGCAACCAGAAGTGCCGGTGGCATCCCGGGCAGACACAAGCGCTCGTACGAGGAGTCAAGCGCTCGGGAGATGGTCACAGCTGGGGCAGGTGAGCTCGAACTCCCCGGCGGCATCCTCTGCCGCGAAATCGTCATATGCCTCGAAATCGGCTTCGCCAACGGTGGAATTGATGTTTCGATTCATCGACTACCCATGGTGAGCTTCGAATGATTGCGGGATGGAAGCCCGACCCCTAAGAATGACGAGATTCGCGCGGCCAAGGACTGTACGTGGCGCTGGTATGCTCCACTCGAACACGGAAGGATCGGTGCGGAGCGATCGAGCAGATATCGGATTCATCGGGGCTGGTCAACTGGCGCGCATGAGCGCGGCCGCGGCGATTGCGCTCGATGTGCGGTTGGCTGTTCTGGCAAGTCGCACGGATGATGGCGCCGCGCAAGTGATTCCCGACGTCACCATCGGCGATCACAGCGATCCAACCACGGTCGAAGCGTTTGCCGCGCATTGCGACGATACCGCTCGATCTGACTGGTCGATACCGATCTCTGCTCGAACAGTTGGGAAAACCGGTGGCCACATGGTCGCGACCGTCCTCCTCGGTGATGCGCCTCTCTCAATCGAAGCGCATGCAACGCGAGCGGTTTCGGGCTCTCGGATTGCCGGTGTGCCTTTTAGCTGTTCCGTAACGTTCCTGGCGGTCGTCGATCGCAGCCATGTCGCGGATTTTGTCGCCCGTGTTGGCATGCCGCTTATTGTCAAAGCAGATCGGGTGAAGTTTGCGACGGGCGCGGCGTCTGGACCGTGGAAGACCTGCCCGCGCTTGAGTCGCTGCTCGATGAGCTGGAGAATCGAACGTCGCCCGATTCTGGAAGAGCGGGTCCTGCTGGAGCGCGAGCTCGCAATGCAGGTCGCCCGCCGCCCGTCTGGAAACGCCCACCTATCCACTGGTCGAGACCGTGCAAGGTCGATGGAATGCTGCGTGAGCTGATCGGCGCTCCAGCGCCGGAATCGGATGATCTGCATGCCGAAGCCCAGTGGATTGTGAAACGATCGCGGCCGATTGTGATGTGGTCGGTTTGTTGGCAGTCGAGTTTTCCCAGACCGACGGCAAGCTGCTGATCAACGAGATTGCGACGAGGCCGCACAACTCCGGTCACTTTCGATCGAAGGCGCGGTCACCTCAGTTCGAGCAGCATCTTCGTTCGGTTCTGGACCTGCCCAGCGGGAGCGCGACTTGCCGCGCCGTGGGCCGTCACCGAGCATCGGTGGGTGGATGAAACGGAGGACCGGAGGCCGATCAGATGCGAGCGGCGCTTGCTCTTTGGCGGCGTGCATCTGCCTCTATGGCAAGGAAGCTCGCCCAGGAGCCTGCAAGATTGGGCACCTGACGGTGTTGGGTGAAGAACTTGATGCAACCCGTGCCTTGGCGCGGCGAGCGGCCGCCATCATGAATGGAGAACACGAACGATGTCTGAAACGCCTCTGGTTGGGGTCATCATGGGAAGCGATTCCGACTTGCCGGTGATGCAGGCGGCTGACCCGCTTTGACTGAGTTCGGCGTGCAGCACGAGGTGCGCATCATCTCGGCCCATCGCACACCAGAAGAGATGATCGGCTATGGCAAAGCGGCCGCCGGACGGGGGCTTGAAGGTCATCATTGCCGGGC of Thermomicrobiales bacterium contains these proteins:
- a CDS encoding ATP-grasp domain-containing protein, yielding MDCETIAADCDVVGLLAVEFSQTDGKLLINEIATRPHNSGHFRSKARSPQFEQHLRSVLDLPSGSATCRAVGRHRASVGG